AGATGCTCAAGGCTTAGTCAAATTGTTAGAACAAAAACTGAGTCGAGAATGGGTAGCTTCTGCTGTAGCCTTTGCAATGCGCCAAGTTCCAGAGCAAGCATCACTTCGCGATGTACTAGAGCGTTTGGTGCAAATGCAGTTATATAACTGGGAACAAATTGAGTCTGTTATTTACAGTCAATTAATATTAACTGTAGAACAACTTTTACCTTATCCGGGTAAGTTTCAATTTGATAGCCAAAAGCAGCTCAATTTTTGTCGTGGTGTTGAATTATCAAAGTTAATGCTAGATATCACTCAACGTCAGGAACAATGGAACAACTTCAAACCTACTATTATGTCAATGGATGCAGTACCAAATTTAAAATCCGATACTTTAGCTAATATTACAGAGCCAAATATACGCAAACATTTACAAGAATGGGTTAACGGACAGCGATCGCTAGTGGATATCGCTGAAGGTTTGAATAAAGATCCGTTAAGTATAACAAAATCCTATGCGAATTGGATACAAGCAGGCTGGTTAGACATAACTAATAACAACACTACGACAACTCAAATCTCTTTATCTACAGTTTTAGCTGTAGATGACAGTGCTGTCATGCAACAACTGATTAAACGAGCACTGACGGGTTATTGCCAAGTTATATTAGCTAGTAATGCTGTAGATGCTCTAAACGTCATTTATCACGAAAAAATTTCCCTATTACTACTCGATGTTTCTATGCCAGAGATAGATGGCTTAGAGCTTTGTCGGACTGTGCGTAGTATTCCTCAGTTTCGCGACTTGCCAATTATTATGGTAACAGCAAGAGACGGTTTTTTTGATAAAGTTAAGGGTAAATTTGCTGGTTCTAACGACTATTTAACGAAGCCGTTTGATGCAGAACAGTTACGTCAGATAGTAGGTAGATATATCGGATTAGGAATTAGTTTTAATAATAAAGATGCAGTTACCTTCGATTTATCTAATCAAGGTTAATTGTTTCATTTTTCCCAGCCTCTATCAAGCAATATTTTTTTCACATTCAAAAACCAAGCTTATTAATGTCAATATTCATCAATAAATAAGCTAATTATTCAAGTGACAACAGCAAATGGAAACTAAACCTTATCTGATTTTCAGCTTGCATAACTTGCGATATGGAATTGATGCAACTCTCGTACAAGAAATTTTTCTGCTGCCAGAGTTGAATCCTATCATTGAAGCACCGACAGATATTGTAGGCATTCTCAATTTACGTTCTCAACTCATACCCATAATGCATCTCGGTCTGCGTTTAGGATACAAAATGCAGAATTGTCACCTTAGCGATAGCGTTATCGTTCTACAGTGGCAAGATTTACAGATTGGTATTATTGTTAATTCCGTTTATGAAGTCAAAAATATTAGTCCTGAAGTTATAGAAACAAATATTTCATACGGGCGAGTCAAAGAGTCTACAGCTCGATTTATTCATAGTATTGCCAAGCTAGATGCAGATATCATCGTGTTGCTAGATCCAGAGCAACTCATCTGCTCTGCTTCAGTTGAAGATATTTTACCAGTATTAAACAGACATTCAGATGAGATAGAAACTTTTGGCGATCGCCCTCAATTAAAAGAGAAAGAAATACATTCAAACGATCGGGAAAGCACCCATAAATATAGTTTTTACGATTTATATTATCCACAAGTTACCCCACAAGAAACAGCAATTTTTCGCGAACGGGCTGAGAACTTGAGACGGCAAGCCGAGAGTTCTGATTTTACAGGACTCATACCATTAGCAGTTTTCGGTCTTAACGATGAATATTTTGGACTAGATTTAGATGTCGTGCGGGAATTCACCAAAATTTGTCATGTGACTCAGATTCCATGCTGCCCAAATCATATTGTTGGCAACGTGAATTTACGTGGAGAAATTGTCACTTTAGTAGATATTCGTCAGGCTTTAAACTTAGCGCTCGATCGCGATCGAACTACCTCAAAAGCCATTGTCATTAGTTTTAACGAGACGATCGCTGGAATACCTGTAGATGAAGTTTTTGATGTCATGTATCTACGTCCGTCAGATCTGACACCAGTACCAGTAGCAGTACATTCCGCTAACGATGAATATCTTAGAGGTAATGCCCCTTATTTAGAAAAAATGCTCACCGTACTTGACTTACCTCAGCTTTTGTCCAAAAACAGCTTAGTTGTAGACGAAGAAATTTGACAATTTTATGATAGACGATCCCGAACTCAGAGATATATATAAAACAGCTTGTGCCGAACGGATGCAGAAATTGGAAGAGTGCTTAATGCACTTAGAAAAACATCCAGGCGATCGCGAACAACTCGAAGACTTTTTGCGCGAGATTCACACCCTCAAAGGAGACTCTCGAATGCTGGGAGTACAGGGTGTTGAAACCCTGACACATCAAATTGAAGAAGTACTAGTTGGAGTCAAGCGGGGTGAGAGCAACTTAACCGCAGAATTGTGCGATCGCCTTTATCAGGGACTCGATGCCATGCGTCAGTTCGTCCAGGAGGCGGTTACGGGTGTTGCCCCAAGCGTCAATCTTTTTTACGTCCTCGCCCGATTAATGGGGGCGCAGTCCAGTCCTGCAAGTGAAGATGAAGAACTATTACCTGCTGATACTCCAATATTTACCGAACCCGTAGCCACCGCAGACATCCCGCTATTTGAGAGCGATCTATTTCCCGAACCGCCCGTTACTGCTTTAGAAGACGATCTATTCTCCGAACCATCCGTCACTACTCCATCTGAAGCGATCGCTGCATCATTTGACCTACTCGACGACGATTTCTTCTTACCCGAACCTCCTGTATTACCGAAGATTCTTCCTACACCTGCATCACTGCCAGTTAAACAGCCTGAACCCTTACCCATCCCCGAAGCTAAAGCCAAGCCGCAGCCAGCTCCAACAGCCGAAGCAAGCGAGACAGCCCAAACCAGTAATCATCAAATTGATACGATTCGAGTCGAACCGCAAAAGCTCGATACATTGATGACTCAAGCGGGTGAGTTAACAGTGACTAAACTACGAATTGCTCAACGCATGGGTGAAATTGAAGAAATTCTCACCCTCTGGGAAGAGTGGAGCCGGGATGCTTTTGTCCATCGCTCGGTGTTTGACAAGATAGAGCGTGGCTTACAAGCCAACAACATCAAGCAATTGCAGAACTTTCAACATCGGTCGGAGCAACGGTTAGAACGCCTCGGCTCTCTGATTAACCATCTGAAAAGCACAGCTTACGAAGACACCGCTCGGTTAGATATTGTCACTGGAGAATTAGAATCAGGTATCAAGACTTTACGCCTTTTACCTCTATCGAATATGTTTGCGCTTTTTCCCCGTCTCGTCAGAGATTTAGCCAAGCAGCAAGGCAAGGAAATTAATCTAGTCATTGAAGGCGGAGATACCAAGGCAGACAAACGAATTCTAGAGGAAATGAAAGACCCATTGCTGCACCTATTACGCAATGCAGTCGATCACGGTATTGAGACACCTCAAGAACGGGAAAACTCGGGTAAACCACGCACGGCAACTATTCACTTGCGAGGGTATCAAACTGCTAGCAGTATTGGGATTGAAGTTACAGACGATGGGCGCGGTTTGAATATCGATAGCATTAAACGCACTGCTGTGCGACGGGGACTCCACCGCGAAGAAGAATTGGAAGCCATGACGACAGCTCAAATTCAATCGCTGATTTTTGCCCCTGGTTTCTCGACTCGAACGACAGTGACAGAAATTTCTGGTCGCGGGGTTGGTTTAGATGTGGTGCGGGCAAATGTCGAAAGAATGAAGGGGACGATCCAAATCGAATCTTTGCCTGGGATGGGCTGTGAGTTTCGGATCAAATTAGATACGACGTTAGCCACCACTCAAGTTTTGATTGTGGAAGTTAATCGCATGTCCTACGCACTGCCAGTGGAGTTCGTACAGACAAACTTACTCGTGTCTCGGCAAGAGATCTTTGCTTTGGAAGGCAGTCAAACGATCGCCATTGAAGGTCAACCAATCTCTGTGGCTTGGCTGGACGATCTACTGGAATTGCCCGCGATCGCCCCTAGTCTCAAATCTGCTGCCAAAATGCTACCTTGTGTCGTGCTGCAAGTCGGCGGCGATCGCCTCGGGTTGTTAGTAGACGCTTTACTCGATCGGCAAGATATCGTTTTAAAGCCGCAAAGTAAGTTACTCAAGCGTGTTCGGAACGTAACTGGTGCTACTATCCTCGGCACGGGTGAAGTTTGCATGGTTCTCAATCCTCAAGATTTACTCAAGTCCGTACAGAAGAAGCCTGTCGCCATACATACCAGCGAATTCCAGCAGGTACAAATCAAGCAAAAGCTGCTGTTAGTAGAAGACTCAATTATTATCCGCACTCAGGTCAAGCGCTTGCTAGAGGGTGCTGGTTATGACGTGACTGCTGCTGTGGATGGGGCGGATGGATTCAACAAGTTGAGGACAGGTAGTTTTGATGCTGTGATCTCAGACGTGCAAATGCCAAATTTAGATGGTTTGGGGCTAGCGGTAAAAATTCGCCAACACAAAGAATATCAAGAGTTACCAATTATTCTCGTCACAACTCTTGCCTCTGATGAAGATAAACGTCGAGGTGCTGAAGCAGGAGCAAATGCTTATTTAACTAAAGGTACGTTCGATCAAAAATTACTGCTCGATACATTGAATAGATTGATTTGAAAGTCAAAATTTAAATGATACTCAACAACTAGAAATGGCAACAAAAAACTTATTGGCAATGGTGTAAAACAATATTTTCTCGATTCAAAATTTCGTCAAACATAAGGAATAGCTCTCATGAAGTTCTCATTAACAACTAAAGCAATTGCTTTTTCTATCGCCCTTGGTACACTGCCAGCTATGGCAATCGGGGTGAGTAATTATATTTCTGCTAGTAACAACTATCGCCAAAATGCAATTCAATCACAAGAATCTCTCACCTTTTCTTTGGCAGATAAGGTTGGACGTTTTATGTTCGAGCGCACTGGTGATATTCGAGTCATCTCTAGACTGCCAATTTTGAATAATCCTGAAGCCACAAAAGACATTACTCAGCAGCAAAGGCAAAACGTGCTAGATGGATTTATGAGAATTTATGGCGTTTACGACAGTATTGCTGTCATGGATCTATCTGGAAAAGTAATTTTGCGCACGACTGGAGAAACATCAACAAATCTGGCAGACCGAGACTATTTCAAGGAGGTGATGAGAACTAAACAGCCAGCCATTGTACAACCTAGAAAAACATCAACTGGTGAAGTTGCCATTCACTTAGCTGCACCAATAATTAATGCTAATACGGGCAAAATGATAGGCGTAGTTCGCACCCGTATGCCTATAAAAAGCTTAGATAGCATTTTGAATGAAAAAATATTCAATGCATCACAGCAGGCGCAACAAGCCGGATCGAGTAGCAAAGAATATCATCTCGTGAGTTCTGATGATAAGTTCTTTGCAGCGCGGGAAGCAGAACAAGTGGGTCACGATGCTAAAGCAGACTTTGCTAGCTTTATCAAAATGCACGCCGAGAAAAAAATAGCTACAGCGATCGATATCGATCGCTTTGACAAAACAGAACAATTAGTTTCCTATGCGCCAGTACCAAACATGGAAGGAATGCCAGAACTTGACTGGAGCGTAATCTTAGCAGAAGATACAAAATCTGTATTTGCTGGGCAGCAGCAACTCATCACCAACCTACTACTAGGAACTGGGATTACTTTATTGGTTGCTGGTGGGTTGGCAGTTCTATTCGCCAGCCGTACAGCTAAAATGATTCAACAAATTGCCAATGCTGTCGCTTCCTCTTCTACCGAAATTGGGGCAACAGTCGAACAACAAGAACGCACTACCACCGAACAAGCAAGTTCTGTCAATCAAACCACTGTCACCGTAGAAGAACTAGGTGCGGCTTCTCGCCAATCTGCCGAACAAGCCGAAGCCTCTGCTGCTGGGGCGCGTCAAGCCCTAGAACTCGCCGATAACGGTAGCAAAGCCGTACATCAAACGATGGCAGAAATGTCTACCGTCCGCGATAAAGTTGGGGCGATCGCCGAGCAAATTATGCGATTATCAGAACAAACGACTCAAATCGGTAGTATTTCCGATTTAGTTGCAGATGTTGCCAACCAAACCAATATGTTAGCCCTCAATGCAGCAGTAGAAGCAGCACGGGCAGGCGAACACGGTAAGGGATTTGGTGTCGTTGCAGGTGAAATTCGCAAACTTGCCGACCAAAGTAAGAAATCTGCCGAGAAGATTAATGCATTAGTTAACGACATTCAAGCTTCAATTAACGGCACTGTAATGGCGACGGACGAAGGCACGAAATCAGTCGATTATGGACTGCGCTTAGCCCAAGGAACTGTAGAGTCCTTCACTGGAGTCGCAGATGCCGTTAACCACGTCTTCCTCAACAGCCAACAGATTTCCCTCAGCGCCAAGCAGCAAGCGGTTTCCGTGCAGCAAGTCGTCTCAGCAATGAACGAAATCAACCTCGGTGCAAAAGATACGGCAGCTGGCATCAACCAAGTCCGCGTTTCAACTCAGCAACTCAATCAAGTTGCCCAACAATTACAGGCAATTGTATAGAAAGAAGTCAAAAGTCAAAAGTGAAAAGTCAAAAGTGAAAAGTCAAAACTTTTTTACCGATCGCTCCCGACTCCCTAGTACGGGCGCACTGCTGTGCGCCCCTACCGACTCCCTGATAACTGACAACTGATAACTGCCATGACCCCAATTAAAGTTTTATTAGTCGATGACTCTCCCGTTGCTATGAGCATTTTCCGTAAAGTGCTTGATTCTGCACCAGAAGTGCAGGTTGTAGGTACAGCTCAAGATGGTGCAGAAGCTTTGAATTTAATTCCTAGAGTTCAACCTCAAGTAATTTGTACGGATTTGAAAATGCCCAAAATGGACGGTTTAGAATTCATCAAACATGTCATGGCAAAGTCTCCATTACCAATTTTAGTTTTGAGCGATGCCGTCCAAAAGCAAGATATAGACAACGTATTCCAAGTTTTGCAAGCTGGAGCCGTTGATGTAATGCCAAAACCCGCATCAGTTTCAACCGCAGATCAAGAAGAACTGAAG
This window of the Chroococcidiopsis thermalis PCC 7203 genome carries:
- a CDS encoding response regulator, with protein sequence MSPNQYQAQELSNLLENIQAKQASGVLYIDAQVDSEKPAKSRVLIWKDGRTLYGGKTVPDAQGLVKLLEQKLSREWVASAVAFAMRQVPEQASLRDVLERLVQMQLYNWEQIESVIYSQLILTVEQLLPYPGKFQFDSQKQLNFCRGVELSKLMLDITQRQEQWNNFKPTIMSMDAVPNLKSDTLANITEPNIRKHLQEWVNGQRSLVDIAEGLNKDPLSITKSYANWIQAGWLDITNNNTTTTQISLSTVLAVDDSAVMQQLIKRALTGYCQVILASNAVDALNVIYHEKISLLLLDVSMPEIDGLELCRTVRSIPQFRDLPIIMVTARDGFFDKVKGKFAGSNDYLTKPFDAEQLRQIVGRYIGLGISFNNKDAVTFDLSNQG
- a CDS encoding chemotaxis protein CheW yields the protein METKPYLIFSLHNLRYGIDATLVQEIFLLPELNPIIEAPTDIVGILNLRSQLIPIMHLGLRLGYKMQNCHLSDSVIVLQWQDLQIGIIVNSVYEVKNISPEVIETNISYGRVKESTARFIHSIAKLDADIIVLLDPEQLICSASVEDILPVLNRHSDEIETFGDRPQLKEKEIHSNDRESTHKYSFYDLYYPQVTPQETAIFRERAENLRRQAESSDFTGLIPLAVFGLNDEYFGLDLDVVREFTKICHVTQIPCCPNHIVGNVNLRGEIVTLVDIRQALNLALDRDRTTSKAIVISFNETIAGIPVDEVFDVMYLRPSDLTPVPVAVHSANDEYLRGNAPYLEKMLTVLDLPQLLSKNSLVVDEEI
- a CDS encoding hybrid sensor histidine kinase/response regulator, which gives rise to MIDDPELRDIYKTACAERMQKLEECLMHLEKHPGDREQLEDFLREIHTLKGDSRMLGVQGVETLTHQIEEVLVGVKRGESNLTAELCDRLYQGLDAMRQFVQEAVTGVAPSVNLFYVLARLMGAQSSPASEDEELLPADTPIFTEPVATADIPLFESDLFPEPPVTALEDDLFSEPSVTTPSEAIAASFDLLDDDFFLPEPPVLPKILPTPASLPVKQPEPLPIPEAKAKPQPAPTAEASETAQTSNHQIDTIRVEPQKLDTLMTQAGELTVTKLRIAQRMGEIEEILTLWEEWSRDAFVHRSVFDKIERGLQANNIKQLQNFQHRSEQRLERLGSLINHLKSTAYEDTARLDIVTGELESGIKTLRLLPLSNMFALFPRLVRDLAKQQGKEINLVIEGGDTKADKRILEEMKDPLLHLLRNAVDHGIETPQERENSGKPRTATIHLRGYQTASSIGIEVTDDGRGLNIDSIKRTAVRRGLHREEELEAMTTAQIQSLIFAPGFSTRTTVTEISGRGVGLDVVRANVERMKGTIQIESLPGMGCEFRIKLDTTLATTQVLIVEVNRMSYALPVEFVQTNLLVSRQEIFALEGSQTIAIEGQPISVAWLDDLLELPAIAPSLKSAAKMLPCVVLQVGGDRLGLLVDALLDRQDIVLKPQSKLLKRVRNVTGATILGTGEVCMVLNPQDLLKSVQKKPVAIHTSEFQQVQIKQKLLLVEDSIIIRTQVKRLLEGAGYDVTAAVDGADGFNKLRTGSFDAVISDVQMPNLDGLGLAVKIRQHKEYQELPIILVTTLASDEDKRRGAEAGANAYLTKGTFDQKLLLDTLNRLI
- a CDS encoding methyl-accepting chemotaxis protein, with product MKFSLTTKAIAFSIALGTLPAMAIGVSNYISASNNYRQNAIQSQESLTFSLADKVGRFMFERTGDIRVISRLPILNNPEATKDITQQQRQNVLDGFMRIYGVYDSIAVMDLSGKVILRTTGETSTNLADRDYFKEVMRTKQPAIVQPRKTSTGEVAIHLAAPIINANTGKMIGVVRTRMPIKSLDSILNEKIFNASQQAQQAGSSSKEYHLVSSDDKFFAAREAEQVGHDAKADFASFIKMHAEKKIATAIDIDRFDKTEQLVSYAPVPNMEGMPELDWSVILAEDTKSVFAGQQQLITNLLLGTGITLLVAGGLAVLFASRTAKMIQQIANAVASSSTEIGATVEQQERTTTEQASSVNQTTVTVEELGAASRQSAEQAEASAAGARQALELADNGSKAVHQTMAEMSTVRDKVGAIAEQIMRLSEQTTQIGSISDLVADVANQTNMLALNAAVEAARAGEHGKGFGVVAGEIRKLADQSKKSAEKINALVNDIQASINGTVMATDEGTKSVDYGLRLAQGTVESFTGVADAVNHVFLNSQQISLSAKQQAVSVQQVVSAMNEINLGAKDTAAGINQVRVSTQQLNQVAQQLQAIV
- a CDS encoding response regulator, with protein sequence MTPIKVLLVDDSPVAMSIFRKVLDSAPEVQVVGTAQDGAEALNLIPRVQPQVICTDLKMPKMDGLEFIKHVMAKSPLPILVLSDAVQKQDIDNVFQVLQAGAVDVMPKPASVSTADQEELKRQLITKIRVLASKQVSAKPLT